In Bacillales bacterium, one DNA window encodes the following:
- a CDS encoding CBS domain-containing protein: protein MVEIRDFMIRDVVTVRKESTIRHLLKTLVSNKIGGVPVVDEEQKLIGMVSDGDVLRALTPREQTIFDFYTITYVLEKQELDDNFRSTLRAPVERIMTKRNLYYVYPDDEFRKVLKILARHRFKKIPVINRAERVIGVISRGDVLRYISTQLLEEE from the coding sequence ATGGTGGAAATTCGAGATTTCATGATTCGCGATGTCGTTACGGTTCGAAAAGAATCAACGATTCGCCATTTGTTGAAAACGCTCGTCTCGAATAAAATTGGCGGCGTGCCCGTTGTTGACGAAGAACAGAAGCTTATCGGCATGGTCAGCGACGGGGATGTGCTGCGCGCATTAACGCCGAGGGAACAAACGATTTTTGATTTTTACACGATCACTTACGTTTTGGAAAAACAAGAACTCGACGACAACTTTCGGTCGACATTGCGTGCTCCGGTCGAAAGAATTATGACGAAACGGAATTTATATTATGTTTATCCGGATGATGAGTTCCGAAAAGTGTTGAAAATATTGGCGCGTCATCGGTTTAAAAAAATTCCGGTGATCAACCGGGCGGAGCGGGTGATCGGCGTAATCAGCCGCGGTGACGTGCTCCGTTATATTTCCACACAATTGTTGGAGGAGGAATGA